Part of the Flavobacterium sp. MDT1-60 genome, AGAAGAGAAAACTTTCATACCAACAGACAAATTGGAGGCATTTCAGGTTTCCCTAAAAGAAGCGAAAGTATTTACGATACTTTTGGCGTTGGACATTCTTCAACTTCCATTTCTGCCGCTTTGGGAATGGCAATTGCTTCCCAGTTAAAAGGAGATTTCAACAAACAGCATATTGCAGTTATTGGCGACGCTTCAATTGCAAGCGGAATGGCTTTTGAAGGCCTAAATCATGCCGGCGTAACAGATGCTAACTTACTGGTTATTCTGAATGACAATGCTATCGGAATTGACCCTAGCGTTGGTGCACTTAAAAAATATCTTACTGCTGTAAAAGAAGGAAAAAATCCGAAGAAAAAATATGATCAAGTCCCTGAATTTCGATTATTCAGGTCCAATTGACGGTCATGATCTTCCGGCTTTAATTAAAGAATTAAACAGATTAAAAAATATAAAAGGACCTAAATTCCTTCATATTGTTACTACCAAAGGAAAAGGTTTACAGCAAGCTGAAAAAAATCAGGTAAAATATCATGCCCCTGGAAAATTTGATGCTGCAACTGGAGAACTCCTTTTAAAATCAGAAGAAAATTTACCTCCAAAAATCAGGATGTTTTTGGTTTAACAATTTTAGATTTGGCCAAAAAAGAATGATAAAATTATCGGAATAACACCCTGCAATGCCATCAGGCAGCTCTTTAAAGTTTATGATGGATGAAATTCCCGAACGTGCTTTTGATGTGGGAATTGCAGAGCAACATGCCGTAACGCTTGCCGCGGGAATGGCAACTCAGGGCATGATTGTATATTGCAATATCTATTCGACATTTCTACAGCGCGCTTACGACCAAGTCTTCAAAAATCTACCCGTTATTTTTTGTTTGACAGAGCTGGTTTGGTGGAAGACGGCGCAACACATCATGGTTTTTGATATTGCTTATTTAAGAGCAATTCCGAATATGATTATCTATGCACCAATCAACGAAATTGCCCTCCAAAACATTTTTATACACCGCTCAATTAGGACTAAATCACCCAATCGCAATTCGATCCGCGTGGTCGAGGTGTTCTGCCAAAGTGGGAAGTAGAAAATTTCGGACATTATGAAAAAAATTAAAATTGGCGAGGCAAACTGCCTAAAAAGCGGCACAAAAATTTTTATCAACAGGAAGCATAGGCAATAATGTTAAAGCACTGAATGAATATTCAAATTCTAATGAGATTGCTCACTATGACTTCCCTTTTATTAAACCACTAGACAACAATGTTTTACACTCTGTTTTCTCTAATTTCAACCGCATAATTACTATCGAAGAAGCAATAAATGGAGGATTTGGAAGTGCTGTTTTAGAGTTTGCTGACACAAAAATGAATATCCAAATTTTGGGTATTCCTGACGTATTTATTGAGCATGGAACCGTGAATCAATTGCAACAATTGTGTAAAATTGACGTTAAAAGTTTGGTAAATCTTTTTTCAACCGATTCAAAATAATTATTTTGCACAACCAAAATATTAAAACCAACCTAATGAAATTATTGCGTTCTTTTGTTGCTGTTACTTTTGTATACTTCAAATAACTTTGCTCAAATTATCCAAACCACTTTAGACCCTAATCAGTGCC contains:
- a CDS encoding transketolase C-terminal domain-containing protein, with amino-acid sequence MKPLDNNVLHSVFSNFNRIITIEEAINGGFGSAVLEFADTKMNIQILGIPDVFIEHGTVNQLQQLCKIDVKSLVNLFSTDSK